The Humulus lupulus chromosome 4, drHumLupu1.1, whole genome shotgun sequence genome has a window encoding:
- the LOC133832413 gene encoding uncharacterized protein LOC133832413 has product MGDSMKKIETLVGQLAIAVNSNQKGNFPSDTVRHLQKKLPQKVKDPRKFTIPCTIGGSSFDKALCDLGASINLMPLSIFKKLGVGEVKPTTITLQLADHSLTYPRGVIEDVLVKVDKFIFPTNFVVLDMEEDHEISIILGRPFLATGRALIDVQGGHLTLRVNNEVVKFNIYQALKQHDNTSTCHRVDSIEVLLEETMRKELCVEPLQHFLNSSITQFDLEKENGEFVGDKVAEFLMALSAIPSASGVNVKETLCQAKEGEVEREVVGKQDLKQLPDHLRYEYLGENFTCPMIISSKLSECEIEKLLRVLRKYKSAIGWAISDLKGISPTVCMHKILFEENYKPSIEH; this is encoded by the exons ATGGGTGAttcaatgaagaaaattgagacTCTAGTGGGCCAATTAGCTATTGCTGTGAATTCTaatcagaagggaaattttccTAGTGACACTGTG CGCCATCTTCAGAAAAAGTTGCCTCAAAAGGTGAAAGACCCTAGAAAATTTACTATACCATGCACTATTGGAGGGTCATCCTTTGACAAGGCATTATGTGATCTTGGAGCGAGTATTAATTTGATGCCACTTTCAATTTTTAAGAAGTTGGGGGTAGGAGAGGTGAAACCCACAACCATTACTCTTCAATTAGCAGATCATTCACTTACTTATCCTAGGGGAGTGATTGAAGATGTATTGGTTAAGGTGGACAAATTTATTTTTCCCACTAATTTCGTGGTATTGGATATGGAGGAGGACCATGAAATTTCCATAATTCTTGGTCGTCCATTTTTGGCTACTGGAAGAGCTCTTATTGATGTACAGGGTGGTCATCTGACACTGAGGGTTAATAATGAAGTTGTTAAATTCAACATATATCAAGCACTAAAGCAACATGACAACACAAGCACCTGCCATCGTGTGGATTCTATCGAGGTATTATTAGAAGAGACAATGAGAAAAGAATTATGTGTTGAACCTCTACAACATTTTCTTAATTCTAGTATTACTCAATTTGATTTGGAGAAGGAGAATGGTGAGTTTGTGGGAGACAAAGTGGCTGAATTTTTGATGGCTCTTAGTGCTATTCCAAGTGCTAGTGGTGTTAATGTTAAAGAAACTCTTTGTCAAGCTAAAGAAGGTGAAGTTGAGAGGGAAGTGGTGGGTAAGCAAGATTTGAAACAACTCCCAGATCATTTGCGCTATGAGTATCTTGGAGAGAATTTCACTTGCCCAATGATCATTTCATCAAAACTCTCGGAATGTGAAATTGAAAAACTATTAAGGGTTTTGAGGAAATATAAATCTGCAATAGGATGGGCAATTTCAGATCTGAAGGGAATAAGCCCAACTGTTTGTATGCACAAGATTCTATTTGAAGAGAATTACAAGCCCTCCATTGAGCATTAA
- the LOC133832414 gene encoding uncharacterized protein LOC133832414, with protein sequence MEYLTRLLAHNAGKKGFGFHPLCKHLRLTNLCFADDLIIFCKGNFNSVRYIHDAFKRFCDSSGLSANKTKSNVFFGGVKDEAKLKILDLMQMDEGTFPLKYLGVHLRPTKWKAADCGVILDKLHKNLNCWASRNLSFAGRAQLIHSVLLGIRNFWMGIFILPSKVTAAIDKCCRDFLWGSRGNRSKLHLPSWEKVSSEKVGWNWLS encoded by the coding sequence ATGGAGTACCTAACTAGACTATTGGCTCACAATGCTGGTAAAAAAGGTTTTGGATTCCACCCTTTGTGCAAACATCTTAGATTAACTAACCTTTGCTTCGCAGATGATTTGATCATTTTTTGCAAAGGTAACTTCAACTCGGTGAGATACATTCATGATGCCTTCAAGAGATTCTGTGATTCTTCAGGTCTTTCAGCGAATAAAACTAAATCTAATGTCTTCTTTGGAGGCGTTAAGGATGAAGCTAAACTCAAGATTCTTGATCTTATGCAAATGGATGAAGGTACCTTCCCTTTGAAGTACTTAGGAGTTCATCTTAGGCCTACTAAATGGAAGGCTGCAGATTGTGGGGTGATCCTGGATAAATTGCACAAGAACCTTAACTGCTGGGCGAGTAGGAACTTATCCTTTGCAGGGCGGGCTCAGCTTATTCATTCAGTGCTGCTTGGTATTAGGAACTTTTGGATGGGTATCTTCATTCTGCCTTCTAAAGTCACAGCTGCTATTGATAAATGTTGTCGCGATTTCCTTTGGGGTTCTAGAGGAAATAGGAGTAAGCTTCATCTCCCTTCATGGGAGAAGGTGTCTTCCGAAAAAGTTGGGTGGAATTGGCTTTCGTGA